One genomic window of Solanum dulcamara chromosome 10, daSolDulc1.2, whole genome shotgun sequence includes the following:
- the LOC129871064 gene encoding anaphase-promoting complex subunit 6, producing MREEEIERLRGVVRDCVSKHLYSSAIFFADKVAAITSDPADIYMQAQALYLGRHYRRAFHLLNASQIVLRDLRFRYLAAKCLEELKEWDQCLLMLGDAKVDEHGNITDTRECNSMYLDKDGEDREINILSAICFLRGKAYEALENRAQSRLWYKAAIKADPLCYEALECLIENHMLTCDEERTVLSCLQFGPEDGWLSSFYSCLVKKYDKENVVEAKFRELEQSGPNTKLSDKSVLCTLKANTDLLACKAEYYHQCGEYQKCFELTSELLEKDPFHLKCTLVHLAAAMELGHSNELYLMACNLVKDYPQKALSWFAVGCYYYCIKKYDQARRYFSKATSLDGTFASAWIGYGNAYAAQEEGDQAMSGYRTAARLFPGYHLPTLYIGMEYMRTHSFKLAEQFFMQAKSICPSDPLVYNELGVVAYHMKEYKKAVRWFEKTLSHIPSSLSEMWESTVINLAHALRKLKRYNEAIAYYERALALSTRSLTTYAGLAYTYHLQNNYTAAITYYHKALWFKPDDQFCTEMLTLALADESRHGIDPIVESRSGGLFM from the exons ATGAGGGAAGAAGAAATTGAGAGGCTAAGAGGTGTTGTGAGGGATTGTGTGAGTAAGCATTTGTATTCTtcagccatcttctttgctgaTAAAGTAGCTGCAATTACTTCAGACCCAGCTGATATATACATGCAAGCACAAGCTTTGTATCTTGGTCGACACTATCGCCGTGCCTTTCACCTTCTTAATGCTTCTCAAATCGTTCTTCGTGATCTCCGCTTCCGATACCTAGCTGCCAAGTGCCTC GAAGAACTGAAGGAGTGGGATCAATGTCTTCTAATGCTGGGTGATGCTAAAGTGGATGAACATGGAAATATTACTGACACAAGGGAGTGCAACAGCATGTACTTAGACAAGGATGGCGAAGATCGTGAAATAAAT ATTTTATCAGCAATATGTTTTTTGAGGGGAAAGGCATATGAAGCGTTGGAGAATCGTGCACAGTCTCGACTATG GTATAAAGCTGCTATCAAGGCTGATCCTTTGTGTTATGAG GCATTGGAATGTCTGATAGAGAATCACATGCTCACTTGTGATGAAG AGAGAACCGTGCTCTCATGTTTGCAATTTGGTCCTGAAGATGGGTGGCTCTCTTCATTCTATTCTTGTTTGGTAAAGAAG TATGATAAAGAAAATGTGGTGGAAGCCAAATTTAGAGAACTGGAACAGAGTGGACCTAATACAAAGCTGTCGGACAAATCTGTTTTGTGTACACTTAAAGCCAACACTGATCTTTTGGCCTGCAAAGCCGAGTACTATCATCAATGCGGTGAATATCAGAAATGCTTTGAACTAACATCTGA ATTGCTTGAAAAGGATCCGTTCCACCTCAAGTGTACCCTGGTGCACTTAGCAGCAGCAATGGAGTTGGGACATTCCAATGAGCTGTATCTTATGGCTTGCAATTTAGTGAAGGATTATCCTCAAAA GGCTCTGTCATGGTTTGCTGTCGGTTGCTACTACTATTGTATCAAGAAATATGACCAAGCACGCCGCTATTttag TAAGGCAACAAGCTTAGATGGAACATTTGCTTCAGCTTGGATAGGATATGGAAATGCTTATGCAGCTCAAGAAGAAGGAGACCAGGCAATGTCAGGTTACCGCACTGCTGCTAGATTATTTCCTGG GTACCATTTGCCTACTTTGTACATTGGAATGGAATATATGCGAACTCACAGCTTTAAACTAGCTGAGCAG TTTTTTATGCAGGCTAAGTCAATATGTCCCTCAGATCCACTTGTATATAATGAGCTTGGAGTTGTTGCTTATCATATGAAGGA GTATAAGAAAGCAGTGCGGTGGTTTGAGAAAACATTGTCTCACATTCCATCTTCCTTAAGTGAGATGTGGGAATCAACAGTAATCAATCTTGCTCATGCCCTCAGAAAATTAAA GAGGTACAATGAGGCAATTGCATATTATGAGAGAGCCCTTGCATTGTCTACGAGAAGTCTAACTACTTATGCTGGTCTTGCATACACTTACCATCTCCAG AATAATTATACGGCAGCTATTACATACTACCACAAG GCATTGTGGTTCAAGCCGGATGATCAATTCTGCACAGAAATGTTAACTTTAGCTCTTGCTGATGAAAGCCGCCATGGGATTGACCCAATAGTTGAATCTCGTTCTGGTGGTCTATTTATGTAA